A region from the Falco rusticolus isolate bFalRus1 chromosome 4, bFalRus1.pri, whole genome shotgun sequence genome encodes:
- the EIF1B gene encoding eukaryotic translation initiation factor 1b has translation MSSIQNLQSFDPFADATKGDDLLPAGTEDYIHIRIQQRNGRKTLTTVQGIADDYDKKKLVKAFKKKFACNGTVIEHPEYGEVIQLQGDQRKNICQFLLEIGIVKEEQLKVHGF, from the exons acCCCTTTGCTGATGCAACAAAGGGTGACGATTTACTCCCGGCGGGGACTGAGGATTATATTCACATAAGGATCCAGCAACGAAACGGAAGAAAGACACTAACAACTGTCCAGGGAATTGCAGATGATTATGACAAGAAGAAACTTGtgaaagctttcaaaaag AAATTTGCTTGTAATGGTACTGTGATTGAACATCCTGAATACGGTGAAGTTATCCAGCTTCAGGGTGACCAGAGGAAGAACATTTGCCAATTCCTCTTGGAG ATTGGCATTGTCAAGGAAGAACAACTGAAAGTTCATGGTTTCTAA